A genomic stretch from Sporocytophaga myxococcoides DSM 11118 includes:
- a CDS encoding RNA polymerase sigma factor, protein MKQNELIPHLFRTEFSKICSVLTRLMGIEHCDTAEDIASETFLSALETWTYKGIPENPVAWLYTVAKNKARNHFTRTQVFSDKIIPLLSGNSATTFELDLSEKNITDSQLQMLFAICHPTIPKEAQIALALRILCGFGIEEIANAFLTNKETINKRLYRAKEKLKTEKVKIEFPSESEINSRLDPVLTTLYLLFNEGYYSESNDSVIREDLCQEAMRLTLLLIENKTTDLPSVNALYALMCFYASRFPARKNNSDEIILYHEQNEALWNYELIAEGAYYLNRASHGVHISRYHLEAGIAYWHTQKNDTKEKWENILNLYNKLLLIEYSPVIALNRIYALSKANSNTEAIKEAEELQLTENHFYYILLGDLYKKENKEKAKTYLQKALELAKTKSDKLSITRLIDSLK, encoded by the coding sequence ATTGCGATACCGCAGAAGACATAGCGAGCGAAACATTTTTATCAGCTCTGGAAACCTGGACATACAAAGGAATTCCGGAAAACCCTGTAGCCTGGCTTTATACGGTAGCCAAAAACAAAGCCAGAAATCATTTCACAAGAACACAAGTCTTTTCCGACAAAATCATTCCTCTGCTATCAGGTAATTCAGCAACAACATTTGAATTAGACCTCTCTGAAAAAAATATTACAGATAGTCAATTGCAAATGCTTTTTGCTATCTGCCATCCCACCATCCCTAAGGAAGCACAGATAGCGCTTGCACTGCGCATTCTCTGTGGATTTGGAATAGAAGAAATTGCCAATGCATTTTTAACCAACAAAGAAACTATCAACAAAAGACTATACAGAGCAAAAGAAAAATTAAAAACAGAAAAAGTAAAAATCGAATTTCCTTCGGAATCAGAAATCAATTCAAGGCTCGATCCTGTGCTGACAACATTATATCTGCTATTCAACGAAGGATATTATTCCGAAAGTAATGACAGTGTGATTCGTGAAGATCTTTGTCAGGAAGCGATGCGCCTTACGTTACTGCTCATTGAGAATAAAACAACAGATCTTCCTTCTGTAAATGCGCTTTATGCACTTATGTGTTTTTATGCTTCCAGATTTCCTGCAAGAAAAAATAATTCAGATGAAATTATTTTATATCATGAACAGAATGAAGCCTTGTGGAATTATGAGCTCATAGCAGAAGGAGCATACTATCTCAACAGAGCATCTCATGGAGTTCACATTTCACGCTATCATCTTGAAGCTGGCATTGCCTATTGGCATACTCAAAAAAATGACACAAAGGAAAAATGGGAAAACATTTTAAACCTTTATAACAAATTATTACTAATAGAATACTCTCCAGTCATTGCACTTAACAGAATATATGCACTTTCCAAAGCAAACAGCAATACTGAGGCTATCAAAGAAGCTGAAGAGCTGCAACTAACCGAAAATCATTTTTATTATATTCTTCTTGGTGACCTTTATAAAAAAGAAAATAAGGAGAAAGCTAAGACTTACTTACAAAAGGCTCTTGAGCTAGCAAAAACGAAGTCAGACAAGTTGTCCATAACTAGGTTGATCGATAGTCTAAAGTAA